The DNA window TTGGAGTCCTAGAAACTCACCTGTATTTGATGAAGATGGTAACTTAATCTGTATCGTTCACCGAGCAGAAGATGTTACAGAATTTGTTTATCTCAAACAACAAAAACTAGAACAGTCAGGAATTACCGAAGATATGTTAGAGCGGATTGCCAAAATGGAATCCGAAGTTTACACACGCGCAAAAGAGGTCATCGAAAAAAACGAAGCTCTTTTGATCAGCGAACAAAACCTATCTATCACCTTAAGTGCAATAGGTGATGCAGTTCTCACTACTGATGAAAATGGAATTGTAAACCGTTTGAATCCTGTTGCAGAAGAATTAACTGGTTGGACAGAAAAAGAAGCTTTAGGTCATAACGTTAATGAAATACTGAAATTGATTCAAATAAAATCCGAGTCACCGAAAGCGGTGCCTATATATGAAGTATTATCAACCGGAAATCCAAAAAGTGAGAAACAAGACTCAATCCTTATCCATCGCAATGGAAGAAAAATCAACATCTCAGAAAACTATACGCCAATACGTAACAAAGCTGGTCGCATCATCGGTTCCATTTTAGTTTTTCGTGATATTTCAGAAGAATTTGCGGCTAAAGCCATTTTAGAAAAAGCAAAAGAGAATGCAGAGCTTGCAAATAAAGCAAAAGATTCTTTCCTCGCCACAATGAGTCATGAGATTCGCACTCCACTTAGTGGTCTCATTGGAATGTTAGAACTACTCACTCAAACAGTTTTGAGCATTGACCAGAAAACTATGGTTCAAAATGCATTGGCATCAGGAAATAGTTTACTTCGTATTTTAAGTGATATTCTTGATTGGTCAAAAATTGAAGAAGGGAAACTAGAATTATCACTCCAACCAACATCCATTAGTCGACTTCTATCCGACGTAGTCACAACTTATGCGCACATCGCAAGTTCGAAGGGTTTGATTTTATCATATACGATCGATGAAAATATTGCAAATGCACATTTAATGGATCCATTGAGACTTTCGCAAATTATAAATAACTTTGTCAGCAATGGAATTAAATTTACCGCTAAAGGAAATATAAAAGTTTCAGCCAAGTTAGTTAAAAATCTTACCCATGCACAACAAATTCAATTCTCAGTCACTGATACAGGAATTGGGCTCAGTAAAAAAGACCAATCAAGATTGTTTCAAACTTACACACAAGCCACTGCTGATACAGCAAGATTATATGGAGGGACTGGGCTTGGTCTTGCGATTAGCCGACGTTTAGCAGACCTTTTGGATGGTAACATTACCATTGATAGTAAACCAGGAATTGGTTCTACATTTAGTTTTACATTATCTCTACCAACGATTGATCTTGATTTGAACCATTTGGGTTCACTTGCCACAGAAGAAAGTATCGAACCAATCTTTCGGTCAGAATCTTATATCCCCAGAATTTTGGCAGTGGATGATCATTCCGTAAATTTAGAACTTTTGGTCCGACAACTTGAGATGTTTGGTATTCAAGTTGATGGTGCGGAAGATGGAACAAAGGCTCTTATGTTATGGTTAACCAATAAATATGATCTGATCATTACTGATTGTCATATGCCAATAAAAGATGGATATGCCTTAACGAAAGAGATTAGAAATATTGAAAGTTTTAGTTATCAAAAAAGAATTCCAATTATTGGTTATACTGCAAATGTATTGAGCGAGGAAAATGAACATTGCCTTTCTGTTGGTATGGACGAAGTTTTAATCAAACCAGCTCGTTTAACCAATCTAAGACAAAGTTTGCTAAAATGGTTACCCTCAATCATATACCCTGTTCAAAACAATTCCGCAGATGTCATCATTAGCACAGAGTCTCCAATTGATTTAAGTGAACTAAAAAATATTGTATCTGACAAAAAGGATCAAATATCTATTTTAAAAAAATTCAAAACACATCACAAAAACGACTTAGATAAACTAATTGATGAACTATCCAAAAAAAACTTAGTGGAAGCTGCTCGTTTGGCACACCGACTCAAAGGGTCAAGTCAAGTTGCTGGTGCCAGAGAATTGGTAAATGGATATATAAAAGTAGAAACATTTATCAGAGAGAACGATGTAGAAAAAGCATTGAAGGAAATTGAAATCATGAAGGGCGATGTTTTAAACATCGAATCTTTCATTGATATTCTATAAATTATATATTGTCAGGTGGAAGTATGGTTACAAATGAATTAAATTTCTTGGTGATTGAAGATGACGATTTTCAAAGAGAGGTTGTTGTTGATATATTAACTCGATTAGGTGCCACGACGGTTACAGAAGCCAGAACAGGAACAGAAGCATTAAATTTTTTGAACGATTCCAAGTCGGAAGAGATCGATATCATACTTTGCGACTTAAATATGCCCGAAATGGATGGAATGGAATTTCTTCGTCACATGGGTCACTCACATTCTTCTATCGCAACGATCATCATGAGTGCTCTCGATGGCGCTTTAATTGAGTCTGTTAGAAAGATGGCGAGTGCATATGGAACTTATCTCCTTGGATCGATCGAAAAACCGATCACGCCAGCTCAATTAGAAACTCTATTTACTATTTACAATTCTCGAGATTTGAAACAAAGAAACGATTATAGCGGTGGATCCGGATACACTTTAGGAGAGGTACTGGAAGGTCTAACAAACGGAGATTTTGAACCTCACTTCCAACCAAAAATACAATTGTCCACTGGCAAACTGATCGGTGCAGAAGCCTTGGCAAGATGGAACCATCCCGATCGTGGAATCATCGCTCCATATGCATTCATTGATTTATTAGAGAAATCAGGCAATATTGATATACTAACATTTATTATGTTAGAAGAATCAGCAAAAGCTTGTAAAGAACTTCATGCTCAAGGTCATAAAATTTCTATTTCAGTAAATCTTTCTCTTACTTCGCTAGTGGATACAAAACTTGCCGACAAAATTACTCGTGTTGTATTAGAATCAGGAGTGGATCCAAAATACTTCATACTCGAAATCACAGAAACCGCAGCGATGACAGAAATGGCGCCTGCACTTGAAAACCTAGCACGCCTTCGTATGAAAGGGTTCGGTCTGTCAATTGATGATTATGGAACTGGATATTCGAGTATGCAACAGATTGCTCGTATCGCTTTTACGGAACTAAAAATTGATCAATCCTTTGTTCGTGAAATGGCTACTAGTAACGTTTCAAAAGTATTAATCAACTCAAGTATAGAGATGGCGACGAAACTGCAAATGAAGTGTACTGCAGAAGGCATCGAAACCAAAACAGATTGGGAACAGCTGAAAAGTATGAATTGCGATTTAGGACAAGGATACTACATAGCAAAACCAATGAGTTTTAAAGATTTTCTTAAATTTTGTAATGAGAACTTAGAGCATTAGAAAAAGTTTCCTCTCTTTCCTTTCAGACACATAAAATGGATCGTCTACGTCTTTCACAAATTATAAACAATTTTGTTAGTAACGGAATCAAAAAAACACGTAAAGAAATTGAATTAACAGCTCAATATTTTGAGCTAATCTAAAATCTTATAAAAATGATTCGATTTACATCTTTTTGATCCATAAAAAAATAAACCTAGTCTACACTTGTTTTATTTACGGAATCAAAAAATGGCAACAAACATTGAATTAGAGACATTAGAAGCGGTACAAAACTACTACGGGAAAGTTCTCCAAACAAATAAAGATTTAAAAACCAGTGCCTGTTGCAGCGTGGAATCGTTACCTTCCACCTATGCACCGTTACTATCAAAAATTCATCCCACTGTGAAAGAAAAATTTTACGGATGTGGTTCTCCTTTCCCCCAAGCACTTACAGGCAGAAATATTCTAGATTTAGGATGTGGTTCCGGAAGAGATGTGTATTTATTGTCACAATTGGTTGGTGAATCAGGATCCGTTATTGGCATTGATATGACTTCTGAACAGTTAGATGTTGCCAATTCCTATCTTGAATATCATAGAGAACAATTTGGTTACAAAAAAAGCAACGTATCATTTATAAAAGGTTATATCGAGAATTTAAAAGCAAGTGGAATCGAAGACAATTCTATTGATTTAGTTGTTTCTAATTGTGTTACAAATCTTTCCCCGAACAAAAAACTAGTTTTCTCCGAAATCTTTAGAGTCTTAAAACCAGGTGGTGAATTATATTTTTCCGATGTTTTTTCTGACCAAAGGATTCCCGACGAACTCAAACAAGATCCTATTTTATTAGGTGAATGTTTAGGTGGAGCTCTTTATACAGAAGATTTCAGAAGATTACTTTCCGACTTGGGAATCTACGACTTCCGTGTTGTTTCTCAATCTAAAATCAATCTACTAAACGGAGAAATTGAGAAAAAAGTTGGAAATATTAATTTTTATTCCATTACGTTTAGAGCGTTTAAAATTCCATTAGAAGATCGCTGCGAAGATTATGGCCAAGTAGCTTTTTATAAAGGTACAATCGATGGAATTCCTCATAACTTCAAACTTGATGATCACCATATTCTTGTTACTGACAAACCAATGTTAGTTTGTGGCAATACAGCAGATATGCTTTCTAAAACTCATTATAAGGATCATTTTCGAATCGTCGGAGATAAATCAAAACATTTCGGATTATTTGATTGTGGCCCTACTCCTGTAACTTCTTCTTCTGAAGATGGAGCTGCCGGTGCTTGCTGTTGATTAGATTCTTGTATAGCCTTCAGATCCTGATGACTATACTCTATTTTGATATCAGAAAAAAGAATCAGCGATCAAACGAATAGATCTCTATTTTTAAAGGAGATAGAGATCTATAATCGAATCTTATTTTAAAGAAATGGCAGTCGCATTTTCATCCAAGAAAATCAATTTCTCTGGCATTTTATCTTTTGGTAAAAAATAGATTAGAGTTCGAGTCAGAACTTCATTTGGTTTCAGAGTCAGCTTTCTTTCCACCTTCCCTGATACAAAGTTGTTTCCTGACACATCCTCTTTTACATCATTCCAAGGATCTACTTCAAAATGTCTAACGAAGGCAGGAGAATTTAACTTTTTAATTTCTTTCCCTTTTTCATCCATAACTGTTCCGTAAGTAGGCTCTAAAGCAATTTTGGCAAATTCCACTTCATGATCGACCGCTTTTAAGTTTTTGAAATTAACGGTAACATGAATTAATCTTAGCGCATTCGAATTTGGATAAAAATTTCTCCCACCTGAGGCAAAACTGTCTGGGCCGTCAGTTAATTTTACGACTTCAATTTCCAAATTTTTGGATTTTGACTTAATATTTTGTTTCAAAATAACGGGAGTGGCGCAGTTAAGGAAAACGAAAAAAGGTAAAAGGAATGCTGTAAATTTAAGGTTTCTCATACAACAACAAGAACCATTTAAAAAACTGAGTCAATAATATTTCGTAATATCTGTTAGTTGCATTTTAACAAAATTCCTTTATTTTCAAGAAAAAGGAGCAAATGAACATTGGCGAACCAAGATCTAATCTTTCTATCGATTGAATCTTTTTTTCCGAACGTTAGTTCGATCCAAGCTTTATGCTTAAGGTTATTACAATTTGCTTTAAATTTGTAGCTTTATTTGACATACAGAATATTCATTAGTTCGAATTTTCCTATTTACTATTTTAATCTTACCATATAACTTTGTCTATGTTATGAAACCGATCCTCTTGATATCCATCTTTCTTTGCCTATTCCACTGTAAAAAAAAGGATTCCTCCAATACAGATGAACTTCTCATCGGGTTATACTTATTACAACCCAACGATCTTATTCTAGAATTGGGATACCCGGGTTCACAAAACCAAATTCAAAATTCAGAACTCGTAGGAAAAAATTCGGGGGTTACTGTTAAGGTTGGTGGTGTGGCTGCTACAGGTGTTTCTGCAGTTGGTTCCGATACCATCCAATTTACAATGCCAACGATTCCTGGAATTTTTGAAAACTCAGCTGTTGATTTTGCAGTCGAAAGAAACGGTGCTGTTGTTTACTCCACCAAAGTTCGGTATAGACCACTGCTCAACTGGCCAATCAATGAACCGAATGGAATATTTCGTCCGATTGATGGCAGAGATAACAAAAGTTTTTATCAA is part of the Leptospira congkakensis genome and encodes:
- a CDS encoding ATP-binding protein yields the protein MDTKELRSETASKDNTKPQFNFQTIFKALPELYMLLDLNFDIIDISDAYAKSTLIEREKVIGHNIFEIFPDNPSDPNADGVKQLRFSLMQVINYKVASTMTMQKYDIPKPDGSGFEVRYWSPRNSPVFDEDGNLICIVHRAEDVTEFVYLKQQKLEQSGITEDMLERIAKMESEVYTRAKEVIEKNEALLISEQNLSITLSAIGDAVLTTDENGIVNRLNPVAEELTGWTEKEALGHNVNEILKLIQIKSESPKAVPIYEVLSTGNPKSEKQDSILIHRNGRKINISENYTPIRNKAGRIIGSILVFRDISEEFAAKAILEKAKENAELANKAKDSFLATMSHEIRTPLSGLIGMLELLTQTVLSIDQKTMVQNALASGNSLLRILSDILDWSKIEEGKLELSLQPTSISRLLSDVVTTYAHIASSKGLILSYTIDENIANAHLMDPLRLSQIINNFVSNGIKFTAKGNIKVSAKLVKNLTHAQQIQFSVTDTGIGLSKKDQSRLFQTYTQATADTARLYGGTGLGLAISRRLADLLDGNITIDSKPGIGSTFSFTLSLPTIDLDLNHLGSLATEESIEPIFRSESYIPRILAVDDHSVNLELLVRQLEMFGIQVDGAEDGTKALMLWLTNKYDLIITDCHMPIKDGYALTKEIRNIESFSYQKRIPIIGYTANVLSEENEHCLSVGMDEVLIKPARLTNLRQSLLKWLPSIIYPVQNNSADVIISTESPIDLSELKNIVSDKKDQISILKKFKTHHKNDLDKLIDELSKKNLVEAARLAHRLKGSSQVAGARELVNGYIKVETFIRENDVEKALKEIEIMKGDVLNIESFIDIL
- a CDS encoding EAL domain-containing response regulator, which produces MVTNELNFLVIEDDDFQREVVVDILTRLGATTVTEARTGTEALNFLNDSKSEEIDIILCDLNMPEMDGMEFLRHMGHSHSSIATIIMSALDGALIESVRKMASAYGTYLLGSIEKPITPAQLETLFTIYNSRDLKQRNDYSGGSGYTLGEVLEGLTNGDFEPHFQPKIQLSTGKLIGAEALARWNHPDRGIIAPYAFIDLLEKSGNIDILTFIMLEESAKACKELHAQGHKISISVNLSLTSLVDTKLADKITRVVLESGVDPKYFILEITETAAMTEMAPALENLARLRMKGFGLSIDDYGTGYSSMQQIARIAFTELKIDQSFVREMATSNVSKVLINSSIEMATKLQMKCTAEGIETKTDWEQLKSMNCDLGQGYYIAKPMSFKDFLKFCNENLEH
- a CDS encoding methyltransferase domain-containing protein, translated to MATNIELETLEAVQNYYGKVLQTNKDLKTSACCSVESLPSTYAPLLSKIHPTVKEKFYGCGSPFPQALTGRNILDLGCGSGRDVYLLSQLVGESGSVIGIDMTSEQLDVANSYLEYHREQFGYKKSNVSFIKGYIENLKASGIEDNSIDLVVSNCVTNLSPNKKLVFSEIFRVLKPGGELYFSDVFSDQRIPDELKQDPILLGECLGGALYTEDFRRLLSDLGIYDFRVVSQSKINLLNGEIEKKVGNINFYSITFRAFKIPLEDRCEDYGQVAFYKGTIDGIPHNFKLDDHHILVTDKPMLVCGNTADMLSKTHYKDHFRIVGDKSKHFGLFDCGPTPVTSSSEDGAAGACC